The following proteins come from a genomic window of Aequorivita marisscotiae:
- a CDS encoding SAM-dependent methyltransferase, which yields MHSKKGNLYLIPCPMGDVQPLAVLPISVKKAIEKIDHYIVEHEKNTRRFIKTIVPEKKQPNLKFQEINKFTQPEEIPAMLNPCLEGFDVGVISDAGCPGIADPGARAVHYAHELGIKVVPLVGPSSILLAMMASGFNGQNFAFNGYLPIDKSERKRELKRLEKISKELDQSQLFIETPYRNNQMLQSLTENLNPQTQICVACDITLASEYIKTATVNSWKKIKVDLHKRPTLFIIQGY from the coding sequence ATGCATTCAAAAAAAGGAAATTTATACCTTATTCCCTGCCCGATGGGCGATGTTCAGCCCCTGGCAGTACTTCCCATTTCAGTAAAAAAGGCAATCGAAAAAATAGACCATTACATTGTTGAACACGAAAAAAATACCCGGCGCTTTATAAAAACAATTGTACCTGAAAAAAAACAACCCAACCTAAAGTTTCAGGAAATAAATAAATTTACCCAACCTGAGGAAATTCCTGCGATGCTCAATCCGTGTTTAGAGGGTTTTGATGTTGGTGTAATTAGCGATGCCGGCTGTCCGGGAATTGCAGACCCTGGCGCGCGTGCCGTACATTATGCCCACGAACTTGGCATTAAGGTGGTTCCTTTAGTGGGACCATCTTCCATACTTTTGGCAATGATGGCCAGTGGGTTTAACGGTCAGAATTTTGCATTTAACGGATATTTACCCATTGATAAAAGTGAACGTAAAAGGGAATTAAAACGTCTGGAAAAAATTTCAAAAGAGCTTGATCAATCGCAGCTCTTTATTGAAACGCCCTACCGCAATAATCAAATGCTACAAAGCCTCACCGAAAATCTTAATCCGCAGACACAAATTTGTGTTGCTTGCGATATTACTCTTGCTTCAGAATATATAAAAACCGCAACTGTGAATTCATGGAAAAAAATAAAGGTGGACCTTCATAAAAGACCCACCTTATTTATAATTCAAGGATATTAA
- a CDS encoding peptidoglycan-binding protein LysM has protein sequence MKKRIYLIAVLLVVTVLVGTGFISKDSHDFSAFSTEGLELYYHVPTEAELTPLLAPVIPQYNLFLGKSYLGFKEALGFKESRGDYQIVNDYGYMGKYQFSKATLRMMGLKNADNFLYDTRQQEAAFMAYTSLNKWILRKDIKRSVGKTMAGVKITESGILAAAHLAGAGNVKKFLRSAGTNRFEDANGTSIRYYLRKFSGYDTSHIVANKKPRII, from the coding sequence ATGAAAAAAAGAATATATCTAATTGCAGTATTACTTGTCGTTACTGTACTAGTAGGGACAGGTTTCATTTCAAAAGATAGCCACGATTTTTCTGCATTTAGCACGGAAGGATTAGAGTTATACTATCACGTTCCCACAGAAGCTGAACTCACTCCATTATTAGCACCTGTGATCCCACAATATAATTTATTTTTGGGTAAATCCTATTTAGGGTTTAAAGAAGCTCTTGGTTTTAAAGAATCAAGAGGAGATTACCAGATCGTTAACGATTATGGTTATATGGGAAAATATCAGTTTTCAAAAGCCACCCTTAGAATGATGGGGCTTAAAAATGCCGATAATTTTCTTTACGATACGCGCCAACAGGAAGCCGCCTTTATGGCCTATACTTCATTAAACAAGTGGATTTTGCGCAAAGATATTAAGCGCTCAGTTGGCAAAACCATGGCCGGGGTAAAAATTACCGAATCGGGAATTTTAGCTGCTGCCCATTTAGCGGGAGCAGGCAATGTAAAAAAATTCCTTAGAAGCGCAGGAACAAATCGTTTTGAAGATGCTAACGGTACTTCAATTCGTTATTATTTGCGCAAGTTTTCCGGCTACGATACTTCGCATATTGTGGCGAATAAAAAGCCGAGAATTATATAG
- the mltG gene encoding endolytic transglycosylase MltG, with protein sequence MYIKKILIAIFFLGAVVMGFFAWYIYDTAFTGNTAFNNKEAHVYIPTNATIIDVVEEIEPLLKDAESFRTIADQKQYTSNIKPGHFIIRKGMTNNDIVNTLRSRNIPINVKFNNQERLEDLAGHIANQIEADSLSLLQAMTDPEFLKEVGMTKETGLSMYIPNTYEFYWNSSAKTFRDRMKTEYERFWNEARIKKAKNLNLTKEQVMALASIVQKETAKVDERPRVAGVYLNRLRVGMLLQADPTVIYAIKRESGDYNQIIKRVLYKDLELDSPYNTYKYAGIPPGPITMPDISSIDAVLNPEKHDYYYFVADVTNFGYHKFAKSLAQHNVNKAEYVRWVNNQGLMR encoded by the coding sequence ATGTATATAAAAAAAATATTAATAGCCATCTTTTTCCTCGGAGCCGTTGTAATGGGCTTCTTTGCGTGGTATATTTACGACACAGCATTTACTGGAAATACCGCTTTTAACAACAAGGAAGCGCATGTTTATATTCCTACCAATGCTACAATAATTGATGTGGTTGAAGAAATTGAACCGCTCTTAAAGGATGCCGAATCGTTTAGAACTATTGCAGACCAAAAGCAATATACTTCAAATATTAAACCGGGTCATTTTATAATTAGGAAGGGAATGACCAATAATGATATAGTAAACACGCTCCGAAGTAGAAATATTCCTATCAATGTAAAATTCAACAATCAGGAACGGTTGGAAGATTTGGCCGGCCATATTGCAAACCAAATTGAAGCCGATAGCCTATCGCTCTTGCAGGCAATGACCGATCCCGAGTTTTTAAAAGAAGTGGGAATGACTAAAGAAACGGGCCTATCTATGTATATCCCAAATACCTACGAATTTTATTGGAATAGCTCTGCGAAAACTTTTCGCGATAGAATGAAAACCGAATACGAAAGATTTTGGAACGAAGCTAGAATTAAAAAGGCTAAAAACTTAAATCTTACGAAAGAACAAGTTATGGCGTTAGCATCTATTGTACAAAAAGAAACAGCAAAGGTAGATGAACGGCCAAGGGTGGCAGGGGTTTACCTTAACAGGCTGCGAGTGGGTATGTTGCTTCAGGCAGACCCCACGGTTATCTATGCGATTAAACGCGAAAGTGGTGATTATAACCAAATTATAAAACGAGTACTTTATAAAGATTTGGAATTAGATTCGCCTTATAACACGTACAAATATGCAGGCATACCACCAGGACCCATTACAATGCCCGATATTTCTTCAATAGACGCCGTATTAAACCCCGAAAAGCACGACTATTACTATTTTGTTGCCGATGTAACCAACTTTGGTTATCACAAGTTTGCCAAAAGCTTAGCACAGCACAATGTTAACAAGGCAGAATATGTGCGTTGGGTAAATAATCAGGGATTAATGAGGTAA
- a CDS encoding GNAT family N-acetyltransferase → METLRGENIFLRALELSDLDFLYTLENDESLWEVSNTTTPYSKYILQQYLENSHRSIYDVQQLRLVICKNNDSAQVGFIDLFDFDPKHSRVGVGIVIFSEAHKRKGFAAEALQLTCNYVFEHLKVHQIFAGITEENEGSINLFEKAGFIKAGLKRDWVFANGRYKSEYFYQLINNS, encoded by the coding sequence ATGGAAACGTTAAGAGGAGAAAATATTTTTTTACGCGCTTTGGAACTTTCAGATCTGGATTTTCTTTATACTCTAGAAAACGACGAATCGCTTTGGGAAGTTAGCAATACCACAACGCCCTACTCTAAGTATATTTTGCAACAATATTTAGAAAATAGCCATCGCTCTATTTACGATGTGCAGCAATTGCGACTCGTAATTTGTAAAAATAATGATTCTGCTCAAGTAGGTTTTATAGATTTGTTTGACTTTGATCCAAAACACAGCAGAGTAGGGGTAGGTATTGTAATATTTTCTGAAGCCCATAAACGAAAGGGCTTTGCGGCAGAAGCATTGCAGCTTACCTGCAATTACGTTTTTGAACATTTAAAGGTGCATCAGATTTTTGCGGGAATTACGGAAGAAAATGAAGGCAGTATAAATCTATTTGAAAAGGCAGGTTTTATAAAAGCCGGTCTAAAAAGGGACTGGGTATTTGCAAACGGAAGATATAAAAGTGAATATTTTTATCAATTAATCAACAATTCGTAG
- the dapF gene encoding diaminopimelate epimerase, with the protein MEFTFYKYQGTGNDFVILDNREEFFPKKDSQLVAKICDRRFGVGADGLLLLENHPTADFKMVYYNSDGNLSTMCGNGGRCIVHFANYLEIISGRTTFEAVDGMHEATINNEGVSLKMNDVETFEVTDAYTFLNTGSPHHVEMVSDLQNFDVFGEGRNIRNKIYGTDGANVNFVEKQNASTFSVRTYERGVENETLSCGTGVTAVALAMFETENTSENKLTLNTPGGQLQVRFNKIDSHYTDIYLEGPATMVFKGIWQWKR; encoded by the coding sequence ATGGAATTTACTTTCTACAAATATCAGGGCACAGGCAACGATTTTGTGATTCTCGATAATCGCGAAGAATTTTTCCCGAAGAAAGATTCGCAGCTTGTGGCCAAAATTTGCGACCGCCGTTTTGGCGTAGGTGCAGATGGCTTGCTTCTGTTGGAAAACCATCCTACTGCAGATTTTAAAATGGTTTATTACAATAGTGACGGAAACCTAAGTACAATGTGCGGTAACGGTGGAAGGTGTATTGTTCACTTTGCCAATTATCTGGAAATTATTTCCGGACGCACCACTTTTGAAGCCGTTGACGGGATGCACGAGGCTACCATTAATAATGAAGGGGTTTCATTAAAAATGAATGATGTAGAAACTTTTGAAGTTACAGACGCTTATACTTTTTTGAATACGGGCTCACCGCATCACGTTGAAATGGTTTCAGATTTGCAAAACTTTGATGTTTTTGGGGAAGGTAGAAATATTCGAAATAAAATTTACGGAACAGATGGTGCAAATGTAAACTTTGTTGAAAAGCAAAACGCTTCCACTTTTTCAGTCCGTACCTACGAGCGGGGAGTGGAAAATGAAACTCTTTCGTGCGGAACAGGTGTAACTGCTGTGGCACTGGCAATGTTTGAAACGGAGAATACTTCAGAAAATAAATTAACGCTAAATACCCCCGGCGGGCAACTGCAAGTGCGCTTTAATAAAATAGATTCGCATTATACAGATATATATTTAGAAGGACCTGCAACCATGGTTTTTAAAGGAATTTGGCAATGGAAACGTTAA
- a CDS encoding trypsin-like peptidase domain-containing protein yields the protein MKQTIRLFLVALFAGAITLGGYKYFEEKELIAIETPSQTKFIPTNYAGSAAEMTTDFTEAAEKTVHAVVHVKNTTVSRQPTNIFEYLQGGGQPRAMVGSGSGVIISPDGYIVTNNHVIANATNLEVTLNNNKTFKAELIGTDPNTDIALIKIEDENDFPYIPFGDSNNVKIGEWVLAVGNPFNLTSTVTAGIISAKARDLNQFDGNTQSFIQTDAAVNRGNSGGALVNTRGELIGINTAITSETGSYVGYSFAVPSNNARKVIEDILEYGDVQRGILGIQVGNISPQIIEKFGLNETQGVFVGGIEKGSGADKAGIKKGDIIKQLDGYKVRKFADLSGYLGSKRPKDIVEVTVMRDGEIKKFPVKLIKLETFSIDDLGVEVKNISTEELKARGLKNGVEVTRALSPEIARYKLEGIIITAINDEPIHNIEDAKRIMSQRDYRTPIKMTFMDNAGNINSFIFR from the coding sequence ATGAAGCAAACAATCCGTTTATTTCTTGTTGCGCTATTTGCTGGCGCCATTACGCTTGGAGGCTATAAATACTTTGAAGAAAAGGAGCTTATTGCCATTGAAACACCTTCACAAACTAAATTTATTCCTACCAATTATGCTGGTTCGGCGGCAGAAATGACAACCGATTTTACCGAAGCTGCAGAAAAAACAGTACACGCTGTGGTTCACGTAAAAAACACTACTGTTAGCAGACAACCCACCAATATATTCGAGTATTTGCAAGGCGGTGGCCAACCACGCGCTATGGTTGGCAGTGGTAGCGGAGTAATTATTTCGCCGGATGGTTATATAGTAACCAACAATCACGTTATTGCCAATGCTACAAATCTTGAAGTTACCTTAAACAACAACAAAACATTTAAGGCCGAATTGATTGGAACGGACCCAAATACAGACATAGCGCTGATAAAGATTGAAGACGAAAACGACTTTCCCTACATACCCTTTGGCGACTCGAACAATGTAAAAATTGGCGAATGGGTACTCGCGGTGGGAAATCCGTTTAACTTAACCTCAACGGTTACCGCCGGAATTATTAGTGCCAAGGCACGCGATTTAAATCAGTTTGACGGTAATACGCAATCCTTCATCCAAACTGATGCCGCTGTAAACCGTGGAAACAGCGGTGGTGCACTGGTAAATACGCGAGGCGAATTAATTGGCATAAACACAGCTATTACCTCAGAAACTGGAAGTTATGTGGGGTATTCGTTTGCGGTTCCATCAAATAATGCCCGAAAAGTAATTGAAGACATCTTAGAATACGGCGATGTACAGCGTGGAATATTAGGAATACAAGTTGGCAATATTAGTCCGCAAATAATTGAAAAATTTGGACTTAACGAAACCCAAGGGGTATTTGTAGGCGGCATTGAAAAAGGAAGCGGTGCCGATAAAGCTGGTATAAAAAAAGGCGATATTATAAAGCAATTGGACGGTTACAAGGTTAGAAAATTTGCCGACCTTTCGGGCTATTTAGGATCTAAACGCCCCAAGGATATTGTAGAAGTAACCGTAATGCGCGACGGAGAAATTAAGAAATTTCCTGTAAAACTTATTAAACTGGAAACTTTTTCGATTGATGATTTGGGGGTAGAAGTAAAAAATATTTCAACCGAAGAATTAAAAGCGCGCGGTCTTAAAAATGGCGTGGAGGTAACGCGAGCCTTATCACCAGAAATTGCGCGCTATAAATTGGAAGGGATTATTATTACAGCTATAAATGATGAACCCATTCACAATATTGAAGATGCAAAACGAATTATGAGTCAGCGCGATTATCGTACCCCGATAAAGATGACTTTTATGGATAATGCCGGAAACATCAATTCGTTTATTTTTAGATAG
- a CDS encoding glyceraldehyde-3-phosphate dehydrogenase — MSFDDVYEKELSFQTDRRKASVEFIKIISDLWYDKSIELVLFRNQLIDRNVSEILNLHEYAGEFVKKPISIFDSVEIAQAIKTLDLPPAKLDIGKLTYEFHLEDDKYSNALAFVSDKLKNAKEAKTVVPKDVVLYGFGRIGRLLARELMTRTGQGNQLRLRAIVVRGKMDQTVLDKRASLLQFDSVHGDFPGTVRTDLENNALIINGTTVHIINANNPEDIDYTQYGIEDALIIDNTGAFRDDKELGRHLKAKGAAKVLLTAPGKGVPNIVHGVNQNEYDPNTVDIFSAASCTTNAITPILKAIEDSFGVVRGHLETIHAYTNDQNLVDNMHSKYRRGRAAALNMVITETGAGSAVAKALPELAGKLTSNAIRVPVPNGSLVVLNLEVGKSTSKDDLNATMKQYALEGDLVEQIQYSINNELVSSDIVGSCSPAIFDSNATIVTEDGNNVVLYVWYDNEYGYSHQVIRLAKYIAQVRRFTYY, encoded by the coding sequence ATGAGTTTTGATGACGTTTATGAAAAAGAACTGTCTTTTCAAACTGACCGCCGAAAAGCTTCAGTAGAATTTATTAAAATCATTAGCGACCTTTGGTACGATAAGTCCATTGAACTGGTACTTTTCCGCAACCAACTTATAGACCGCAATGTGAGTGAAATTTTAAACCTGCACGAATATGCAGGTGAATTTGTAAAAAAGCCAATTTCAATTTTTGATTCTGTTGAAATTGCGCAGGCGATTAAAACATTAGATCTCCCTCCAGCAAAGTTAGACATTGGGAAACTTACTTACGAGTTTCATCTAGAAGACGATAAATATTCGAATGCGTTGGCTTTTGTTTCAGATAAATTGAAAAATGCCAAAGAAGCCAAAACAGTGGTGCCAAAAGACGTAGTACTTTACGGTTTTGGACGTATTGGCCGTTTGCTCGCTCGCGAGCTTATGACACGAACAGGGCAAGGCAACCAACTTCGACTTCGCGCTATTGTAGTTCGCGGCAAGATGGACCAAACGGTTTTAGACAAGCGTGCTTCATTATTGCAATTTGATTCGGTTCATGGCGATTTCCCCGGAACTGTGCGCACAGATCTTGAAAACAACGCCTTAATAATTAATGGCACCACCGTTCATATTATTAACGCCAATAATCCAGAGGATATTGACTACACACAATACGGTATTGAAGATGCTTTAATTATTGACAATACGGGTGCATTCCGCGACGATAAAGAATTAGGCCGCCATTTAAAAGCGAAAGGCGCTGCAAAGGTATTGCTCACTGCCCCGGGAAAAGGCGTGCCAAATATTGTTCACGGTGTAAACCAGAATGAATACGACCCAAATACGGTTGATATATTTTCGGCAGCTTCTTGTACAACTAATGCCATCACTCCTATTTTAAAGGCAATTGAAGATTCTTTCGGCGTAGTTCGTGGGCATTTGGAAACCATTCACGCCTATACAAACGACCAAAATTTGGTTGATAATATGCACAGCAAATACCGTCGCGGTCGTGCTGCAGCATTAAATATGGTAATAACAGAAACTGGTGCTGGAAGTGCGGTTGCAAAGGCGTTACCTGAATTAGCCGGCAAACTTACCTCCAACGCTATTCGTGTTCCTGTTCCAAACGGGTCATTGGTTGTTTTAAATCTAGAGGTTGGAAAATCAACTTCAAAAGATGATCTTAACGCAACGATGAAACAATATGCATTGGAAGGTGATTTAGTTGAGCAAATTCAATATTCAATAAACAACGAATTGGTTTCTAGCGATATCGTTGGTTCTTGCTCTCCCGCAATTTTTGATAGCAATGCCACCATTGTTACGGAAGACGGTAACAACGTAGTGCTTTACGTTTGGTACGACAATGAATATGGCTACAGCCACCAAGTAATTCGCTTGGCGAAATATATTGCGCAGGTTAGAAGATTTACTTACTACTAG